In Opitutaceae bacterium TAV5, one genomic interval encodes:
- a CDS encoding xylose isomerase (catalyzes the interconversion of D-xylose to D-xylulose): protein MKTTRLTLGTKTFFPEIGRIAYEGPESTNPLAFRYYQADRLVAGRPLQDLMRFAVAYWHSFCANGTDPFGAATRPLPWLAAADPVRRARDKMDAAFEFITKLGAPYYCFHDIDLVDEAPTLAESEKRLQAIVDYAKEKQAASGVKLLWGTANLFSHPRYMNGAATSPEFPVLARAGGQLKSAIDATLALGGESYVFWGGREGYMSLLNTDMKRERAHFARFLTIARDYARAQGFKGKFFIEPKPCEPTKHQYDYDAATVIGFLREFDLLADFRLNIEVNHATLAGHTFPHELQVAADAGLLGSIDANRGDAQNGWDTDQFPVDPLELTEAMAIILQAGGFTHGGINFDAKIRRNSTDIEDLFIAHIAGMDAFARAAIAAEKLLGESPLPAMKKQRYATFDSGAGLSYEKGELSLVDLHRIAHEQGEVTPRSGKQELCESILLRYT from the coding sequence ATGAAAACCACCAGACTCACCCTCGGCACAAAAACCTTTTTCCCCGAAATCGGCCGCATCGCGTATGAAGGCCCCGAAAGCACCAACCCGCTCGCCTTCCGTTATTATCAGGCCGACCGCCTCGTCGCCGGCCGTCCCTTGCAGGACCTGATGCGCTTCGCCGTCGCGTACTGGCACAGTTTCTGTGCCAATGGCACCGATCCCTTCGGCGCGGCCACGCGCCCTCTCCCCTGGCTCGCCGCCGCCGATCCCGTCCGGCGCGCCCGCGACAAGATGGACGCCGCCTTCGAATTCATCACCAAGCTCGGCGCGCCGTATTACTGTTTCCATGACATCGATCTCGTGGACGAAGCCCCGACGCTCGCCGAATCCGAAAAACGCCTCCAGGCCATCGTCGACTACGCGAAAGAGAAGCAGGCCGCCTCCGGCGTAAAACTCCTCTGGGGCACCGCCAACCTCTTCAGCCACCCGCGCTACATGAACGGCGCCGCCACCAGCCCCGAGTTTCCGGTCCTCGCCCGCGCCGGCGGCCAGCTCAAGTCCGCCATCGATGCCACCCTCGCGCTCGGCGGCGAGAGCTATGTTTTCTGGGGCGGACGCGAAGGCTACATGTCGCTCCTCAACACCGACATGAAGCGCGAGCGCGCCCACTTCGCCCGCTTCCTCACGATCGCCCGCGACTACGCCCGCGCCCAGGGCTTCAAGGGCAAGTTCTTCATCGAGCCCAAACCCTGCGAACCGACCAAGCACCAGTACGATTACGACGCCGCCACGGTCATCGGCTTCCTACGCGAGTTCGACCTGCTGGCCGACTTCCGGCTCAACATCGAGGTCAACCACGCCACGCTCGCCGGCCACACCTTTCCGCACGAGTTGCAGGTCGCCGCCGACGCCGGCCTCCTCGGCAGCATCGATGCCAACCGCGGCGACGCCCAGAACGGCTGGGATACCGACCAGTTTCCCGTCGACCCCCTCGAGCTGACCGAGGCCATGGCGATCATCCTTCAGGCCGGCGGCTTCACGCATGGCGGCATCAATTTCGACGCCAAAATCCGCCGCAACTCGACCGATATCGAGGATCTCTTCATCGCCCATATCGCCGGCATGGATGCCTTCGCCCGCGCCGCCATCGCCGCCGAAAAGCTGCTCGGGGAGTCGCCGCTCCCCGCCATGAAAAAGCAGCGGTACGCCACCTTCGACAGCGGTGCCGGGCTTTCTTATGAAAAAGGCGAACTCTCGCTTGTCGATCTCCACCGCATCGCCCACGAACAGGGCGAGGTGACACCGCGCAGCGGCAAACAGGAACTCTGCGAAAGCATCCTGCTGCGCTACACATGA
- a CDS encoding MFS transporter, whose translation MKQSDAFVTSVTFVRGPACVVLSCFFAVTPDAATSASPAAAPAAQKRENILANLICNIALPVLILSKLSTPDRLGPRVALLVAIAFPLGYGLWDFTRRRTVNFVSIIGLFGTLATGGFALMRLDPIWFAVKEAALPAIVGLAVLASMKSRRPLIRQFLYNPQVINIPKVEAALETRDNLPAFNRLLVNSSYLVFFSFLVSAVLNYVLARWIITSPSDTPEFNAQLAKMNWMSWPVIMIPSMAMLMFALWRLLTGIKRLTGMELEEIFHPQPEKPARQ comes from the coding sequence ATGAAACAAAGCGACGCTTTCGTCACTTCCGTCACTTTTGTGCGTGGACCCGCGTGCGTTGTCCTGTCCTGCTTCTTCGCTGTGACTCCCGACGCCGCCACTTCCGCATCGCCCGCCGCCGCTCCGGCCGCACAGAAACGCGAGAACATTCTCGCCAATCTCATCTGTAACATCGCCCTGCCCGTGCTCATTCTCTCGAAACTGAGCACGCCCGACCGGCTCGGCCCGCGCGTCGCGCTCCTTGTCGCCATCGCCTTCCCGCTCGGCTACGGTCTCTGGGATTTCACCCGCCGCCGCACGGTCAATTTCGTCAGTATCATCGGCCTCTTCGGCACCCTGGCGACGGGCGGCTTCGCCCTCATGCGCCTCGATCCGATCTGGTTTGCCGTCAAGGAAGCCGCACTCCCCGCCATCGTGGGCCTGGCCGTGCTCGCCTCCATGAAATCGCGCCGCCCGCTGATCCGGCAATTTCTCTACAACCCGCAAGTCATCAACATCCCCAAAGTCGAGGCCGCACTCGAAACGCGCGACAACCTGCCCGCCTTCAACCGCCTCCTCGTCAACTCCAGCTACCTCGTGTTTTTCTCCTTCCTCGTCAGTGCCGTGCTCAACTACGTCCTCGCCCGCTGGATCATCACCAGTCCGTCCGACACCCCCGAATTCAACGCCCAGCTCGCCAAAATGAACTGGATGAGCTGGCCCGTCATCATGATCCCGAGCATGGCCATGCTCATGTTCGCCCTCTGGCGCCTCCTCACCGGCATCAAGCGCCTCACCGGCATGGAACTCGAAGAGATCTTCCATCCCCAGCCCGAAAAACCGGCCCGACAGTAA
- a CDS encoding hydroxyacid dehydrogenase, with translation MTRVLLTTTSFQDTPGVHHDLLAKAGYEIVRERGPLPESRMLELAGQFDAFLCGDDAITAAVIDKSLPRLKVISKYGIGLDKIDVKHATEKKIPVLFTPGVNHTTVAEHTFLLLLALQKHLLFHCDSTRSGGWKRKTGNEIWGKTLGIVGLGRIGKEVAVRARAFGMNVIAYDVYWDEAFAKAHEVKRAATLDDIYAAADYISLHTNLTPETRDLVSAKSIARMKKGVVILNCARGEIVNVPDMVEALKSGAVGGYGTDVLDQEPPPADHPFLKLPNCIVTPHIGSRTSESVQRQATCSVENLVRFLNGQPPIAQANKF, from the coding sequence ATGACACGCGTTCTTCTCACCACCACTTCCTTCCAGGACACGCCCGGCGTGCACCACGACCTGCTGGCCAAGGCCGGCTATGAAATCGTCCGCGAGCGCGGTCCCCTGCCCGAGTCGCGCATGCTCGAACTCGCCGGCCAGTTCGACGCCTTCCTCTGCGGCGACGACGCCATCACCGCCGCCGTCATCGACAAGTCCCTCCCCCGCCTCAAGGTCATCAGCAAATACGGCATCGGCCTCGACAAGATCGACGTCAAGCACGCCACCGAAAAGAAGATCCCCGTCCTCTTCACCCCCGGCGTCAACCACACCACCGTGGCCGAGCACACCTTCCTGCTCCTCCTCGCCCTCCAGAAACACCTCCTTTTCCATTGCGACTCCACCCGCTCCGGCGGCTGGAAGCGCAAGACCGGCAACGAAATCTGGGGCAAGACGCTCGGTATCGTCGGCCTCGGCCGTATCGGAAAAGAAGTCGCCGTCCGCGCCCGCGCCTTCGGCATGAACGTCATCGCCTACGACGTGTACTGGGACGAAGCCTTCGCCAAGGCCCACGAGGTCAAGCGTGCCGCCACGCTCGACGACATTTACGCCGCCGCCGACTACATCTCGCTCCACACCAACCTCACGCCCGAGACCCGCGACCTCGTCAGCGCGAAGAGCATCGCCAGGATGAAAAAAGGCGTGGTCATCCTCAACTGCGCCCGCGGCGAGATCGTCAACGTCCCCGACATGGTCGAAGCCCTCAAGAGCGGCGCCGTGGGCGGCTATGGCACCGACGTCCTCGACCAGGAACCGCCCCCCGCCGACCACCCGTTCCTCAAGCTGCCCAACTGCATCGTCACGCCGCACATCGGCTCGCGCACCTCCGAAAGCGTGCAACGCCAGGCCACCTGCTCGGTGGAAAACCTCGTCCGCTTCCTCAACGGCCAGCCCCCCATCGCCCAGGCGAACAAATTCTAG
- a CDS encoding malate/L-lactate dehydrogenase: MPELYYIVPEKQHNDLVAAAYQHRGFHADEAAEGARFCAEATRHGIRTHNGIKALHLDHLFGSGSKGCVPGAQIEEKKSRFAAARIWNANKKLGQSTAYRAIDEAIRLADQYGTGTVSVDNAFHYLWGGGYVMEAARRGYIAYTNCTAALAEVVPFGGKFPTLGTNPHSWGFPTTDAIGYPIVIDWATSVVAMGRVQQLKREGKPLPPNAAVDKDGNPTTDPNAAVSLMPFGAHKGYGLSLINELVGGLIGGSLPTIRNRWDKVTDGDKGTCAFYFQIIHPEAISGGAFAKGRSQAENVKAVLADILGHGNEKCILPGQIEAEFAKKTAAAGGLLFSKAEVEAFNELATESGQPLWKLDAFKTVEL, encoded by the coding sequence ATGCCCGAACTCTACTACATCGTCCCCGAGAAGCAGCACAACGACCTCGTTGCCGCCGCCTATCAGCACCGCGGCTTCCACGCCGACGAAGCCGCCGAAGGCGCCCGCTTCTGCGCCGAGGCCACCCGCCACGGCATCCGCACCCACAACGGCATCAAGGCCCTCCACCTCGACCATCTCTTCGGCTCCGGCAGCAAGGGCTGCGTCCCCGGCGCGCAAATCGAGGAGAAAAAATCGCGCTTCGCCGCCGCCAGGATCTGGAACGCCAACAAAAAACTCGGCCAGTCCACCGCCTACCGCGCCATCGACGAAGCCATCCGCCTCGCCGACCAGTACGGCACCGGCACCGTCTCCGTCGACAACGCCTTCCACTACCTCTGGGGTGGCGGTTATGTGATGGAAGCCGCCCGCCGCGGTTACATCGCCTACACCAACTGCACGGCAGCGCTCGCCGAAGTCGTTCCCTTCGGCGGCAAGTTCCCGACCCTCGGCACCAACCCGCACTCGTGGGGTTTCCCGACGACCGACGCCATCGGCTACCCGATCGTCATCGACTGGGCCACCTCCGTCGTCGCGATGGGCCGCGTGCAGCAACTCAAGCGCGAAGGCAAGCCCCTCCCGCCCAACGCCGCCGTGGACAAGGACGGCAACCCGACGACCGACCCCAACGCCGCCGTCTCGCTCATGCCCTTCGGCGCGCACAAGGGCTACGGCCTCTCGCTCATCAACGAACTCGTCGGCGGCCTCATCGGCGGCTCGCTCCCCACGATCCGCAACCGCTGGGATAAAGTGACCGACGGCGACAAGGGCACCTGCGCCTTCTATTTCCAGATCATCCATCCCGAAGCGATCAGCGGCGGCGCCTTCGCCAAAGGCCGCAGCCAAGCGGAGAACGTCAAGGCCGTCCTCGCCGACATCCTCGGACACGGAAACGAAAAGTGCATCCTCCCCGGCCAGATCGAGGCCGAGTTTGCGAAAAAGACGGCAGCCGCCGGC